The DNA segment GATCGAAGCCGCCTCGCTGGATGCCGTCGAAAGGGTCGCCCGGCGCCTAGGTCTGGACTGGAAGCGGCGCCTGGCGTCGAGCTACCTCGGGCTGTTCGCCCGGCTGCGCCAGTCCCGTCAGCTGGCATTTCGCGAGGCTACCTTTGAAGCCTTTGCCGATCAGAGCCCAGTTCAGCCCGAGGAGTTGGGCGCCTCCGACGCCATGACCGAGATGGATCCCTCCCCCCGACAGACAAGGGAATCTCATGAGTGAAGATCTGAAAGACGCCTTCGAGCGCTGGCAGACCAACACCCTGGAACCAGCCTTGCGAGAGCAGGCCGAGCGCCAGGAATCCTTCCGGACCTCCTCCGGCACCGAGTTGGAGAGCCTGTATCTGCCGGCCGACCCCGACCCCGACTACCTGGAGCAGCTCGGTTTTCCAGGGGAGTATCCCTTCACTCGCGGTGTGCAGCCGACCATGTACCGAGGCCGGCTGTGGACAATGCGGCAGTACGCCGGTTTCGCCACAGCCGAGGAGACCAATCAGCGCTTCCACTACTTGCTCCAGCAGGGACAGACCGGGCTTTCGGTGGCCTTCGATCTGCCGACGCAGATCGGCTACGACGCCGATGACCCGCTGGCAACCGGGGAAGTCGGACGGGTGGGGGTTTCGATCTCTTCGCTGCAAGACATGGAGAAGCTGCTGGAAGGGCTTCCCCTGGAGCGGGTCTCGACCAGCATGACCATCAACGCCCCGGCCGCCGTGCTGCTGGCAATGTACCTGGCCGTCGCCCAACGGCGCGGGATCGAGATCGCTCGGCTGCGCGGGACCATTCAAAACGACATCCTCAAGGAGTACATCGCCCGCGGGACCTACATCTTCCCACCCCACCCCGCCATGCGCCTGGTGACCGACGTCTTCCGCTACTGCCGGGACCATGTGCCGCACTGGAACACGATCTCCATCTCCGGGTATCACATCCGCGAGGCCGGCGCCACCGCCGTGCAGGAGATCGCCTTCACCCTGGCCAACGCCATCGCCTACACCCAGGCGGCCGTGGGGGCTGGCCTTTCGGTGGATGACTTCGCTCCCCAGTTGGCGTTCTTCTTCGCCGCCCACAACCACTTCCTGGAGGAAGTCGCCAAATTCCGCGCCGCTCGCCGGCTGTGGGCGCGCATCATGCGCCAAGACTTCAACGCCCGCGACTCCCGCTCCTGGCGTCTGCGCTTCCACACTCAGACCGGCGGTTCGACCCTTACCGCCCAGCAGCCGGTCAACAACGTGGTCCGGGTGACGCTGCAGGCCCTGGCAGCCGTGCTGGGCGGAACCCAGTCGCTGCACACCAACAGCATGGACGAAGCCCTCAGCCTGCCCACCGAAGATGCCGTCCAGGTCGCCCTGCGCACTCAGCAGATCTTGGCCCACGAGACCGGGGTGGCTGACACCATCGACCCGCTGGCTGGGTCGTACGCCATCGAGGCCCTGACGGATGCGGTCGAACGCCAGGCGCAGGACTACCTGCGCCGTATCGCCGATATGGGCGGGGCGCTGGCCGCCGTCGAGAGCGGCTTCATGCAGCGGGAAATTCAGGAGTCAGCCTACCTGGCCCAGCGGGAGCTGGAGTCCGGGAGAAGCATCGTGGTGGGCGTCAATCGCTTTGCCTCCCAGCAGGCGGCGAGCCTGCCGCGGCTGAAGATCGATCCCGCCATCGAACAGGCACAGCGCCAGCG comes from the Anaerolineales bacterium genome and includes:
- a CDS encoding methylmalonyl-CoA mutase family protein, with translation MSEDLKDAFERWQTNTLEPALREQAERQESFRTSSGTELESLYLPADPDPDYLEQLGFPGEYPFTRGVQPTMYRGRLWTMRQYAGFATAEETNQRFHYLLQQGQTGLSVAFDLPTQIGYDADDPLATGEVGRVGVSISSLQDMEKLLEGLPLERVSTSMTINAPAAVLLAMYLAVAQRRGIEIARLRGTIQNDILKEYIARGTYIFPPHPAMRLVTDVFRYCRDHVPHWNTISISGYHIREAGATAVQEIAFTLANAIAYTQAAVGAGLSVDDFAPQLAFFFAAHNHFLEEVAKFRAARRLWARIMRQDFNARDSRSWRLRFHTQTGGSTLTAQQPVNNVVRVTLQALAAVLGGTQSLHTNSMDEALSLPTEDAVQVALRTQQILAHETGVADTIDPLAGSYAIEALTDAVERQAQDYLRRIADMGGALAAVESGFMQREIQESAYLAQRELESGRSIVVGVNRFASQQAASLPRLKIDPAIEQAQRQRLAELRARRQAPAAQQMLERLTRAAEGPDNLVPVFIECLNADLTLGEICGQLRAIWGEYQPSATL